The sequence below is a genomic window from Terriglobales bacterium.
AATACGCTCTCATACGTCGGAGTGCCGCGGAGCAAAAACAATCAGGTCTCAGGCATGGTCAACCTGGCACGCAATATGGGCGGAAGCGTCGGGATTTCCATCGTAGAGACGCTGCTGGCGCAACGGTCGCAGAAGCACCAGAGCGACCTGGTGTCGCATCTCACTAATACGAACCAGGCGTTTACCAGCCGCGTTGAAGGCATAGCTCACGCCATGACAGGCGCAGGCTACAGCGCGGCGGATGCATCCCAGCGGGCGTACCACATGATCTACGGCCGAGTGCAACAGCAGGCCGCCGCCTTGGCCTACAACGATGTGATCTTCATCTTCGCCATCGTTTGTGGGATGATGGTCCCGCTGGCCTTCCTGATGCGAAGGAACAAGCCTGGCGCAGGTCCAGGCGGGGCCCATTGAGGCAGAAAGGCGTTTCGGGTTTCGGGTTTCAGGTTTCAAGTTTTCGGCAAAGCCAAAAGAGAGAGGCGTTTCGAGTTTCAGGTTTCGAGTTTCGGCTAAGCCAGTTACCGCCACGTTAGATCCTGCTGAAAGGTTGGGTTCGGCAACAATGATGAGGATTGGCTTTGCCGAAACCTGAAACTGGAAACCAGAAACTGTTGTATTCATGGCTATACGCAACATCACTATCGACCGCGAAGTCGGGTGTGGCGGTGTTGAGATCGCTGCCCAGCTTGCCCGTCGTCTTAACTGGAAACTCATCGACAAGTCACTGATCTTCGACATCGCCAAAATGGCAAAGGTCGACGTCGAGGCGGTCAAGAAGCTCGACGAACATCCCGATCCCTTCTTTTCGCGTGTGAGCAGGTTGTTCTGGGGCGGAGGCGCAGAACGCGGGGTCCTCGGCGCCGACGATTTCGATTGCAACAAAATGTGCGACCTGACGCGTTCAGTTTTCGTTAAAGCGGCAGATGAAGGAGAGCGCGTAATTGTTGGACGTGGAGCTCCTTATCATCTAGCTAGTCGCGAAGACACATTTCATGTATTCCTTTACGCTCCCCGTGAGTTCAAGATCAACCGCGTGCGCCAGTACTGCACTTCGCATTCACACGCAGAACGCGTGATCGATACTGCCGATCGCGAGCGCGCAGCGTTCATCCACCAGCACTTCCACATTCACTGGCCTGAGCGTCACATCTATCACATGATGCTGAACACGGTTGTTGGCGAAGACGCGGTGGTCGATGTCATCGTTAGCGCCATCGGCGCGGTTCACACCGAAGATGCTCCGCTGCAACCGGTGCTGGTGAAGTAAGTCGGTTGCCAACGGCAGCCGGCTTCAATACACTCCCCGAATGCCTGCGCCACGCCTGCTGTGCGTTTTTGCCCTGTGTCTAATCTCTGCAGCAACTGTGGCGCAGACAACGGCTCCGCAGACAGCGGAAGCTCGGCCTAAGAAAACTAAATCGAAGACGCTGGAGAATAAAGTCCTCGATTTAATCAGCCCAAATCGTCTGATCGTCGAAGGACGCGATACCAAGGTCCCGCCGCTCAGTCCCGCTCAGAAATTCAGCCAGGTGGAAAAGAACTTCATCAATCCATTCACCTTCGCCGGAGTTGCTGTCGAGGCGGGATTCGATCAAGCCATCGATGTCCACCACGGCTACGGACGGGGCGGAAAGGGATACATCAAGCGTTATGGAGCCGATCTGGCCGACGTTGCCACTGCTCAATTCTTTGGGATTGGAGTGTACCCATCGGTCTTCCACACCGATCCACGCTATTACCGAATGGAGAATGGCACGTTTATGGCGCGAGCGGTGTATTCCGTCACACGAGTGCTGAGCACGCGCACCGATTCGGGCCATCAACGCTTCAACGCTCCGGAAATCCTGGCGGCAGCCACTTCAAGCGGCATCAGCCGAACGTATTACCCTGCCGACGAGCGCAACGCTGGAGACTTTGCCTATTCGATGGGCTCTCGCATTGCATTCGACGCTGCTTACAATCTCGCCAAAGAGTTTTGGCCCGATGTTCGTATCCGGCTGTTCGGAAGACCAAAATAGCCGCGAAGCATCTCAGCATCAAAGTCACATTTCACACGAGCGATGATCGACTCCAAAAAAGAAATCTGGCTGATGCGTCACGGCGAAACCGGATGGTCGGCCAAGGGTATGCATACTTCACGCACTGACCTGCCACTGCTGCCGAGCGGAATCCGCCAGGCAGAGGAGCTGCGAGACAAGCTGAACGGCCGCAAATTCGCGCTGGTGCTGGTGAGCCCCATGCAGCGCGCCAGAGAAACCTGTCGTCTGGCCGGCTATGGCGATGTTGCTCGCGTGACCGACGATCTTAAAGAATGGGACTACGGAGCGTATGAAGGCCGGACCACCGCAGCAATCCGCAAGGATCGTCCGACCTGGTCGCTGTGGCGCGACGGAGTTAGCGACGGCGAGTCGGTTCAGCACGTAGGCACGCGCGTTCAGCGGGTCATCGAAGAATGTCTCCAAGTCGATGGAGATGTTGCTTTATTCGCACACGGTCACGTACTGAGAATTCTCACTGCGGTGTGGCTGGAGCTTACGCCTGATCGGGGCCAGCTATTTATGCTCGGTACAGGGACGATTAGTATTCTGGGATTTGAGCACGACTACCGCGTCATCAAACGCTGGAACTCTCCGCAGGTTTAGCGAACATAATCTATGACAAAAACGATTCTGCTCTTCTTTGTTTTCACGATGCTCGGCTCTATGCAGGCGCAACAGACCTCCTGGAAACAGCTCTTTAACGGACGCGATCTCTCCGGCTGGAGGCATGTTGGGCCAGGCGAAATGACCGTCGACGACGGACTTATCCATACGCACGGC
It includes:
- a CDS encoding histidine phosphatase family protein codes for the protein MIDSKKEIWLMRHGETGWSAKGMHTSRTDLPLLPSGIRQAEELRDKLNGRKFALVLVSPMQRARETCRLAGYGDVARVTDDLKEWDYGAYEGRTTAAIRKDRPTWSLWRDGVSDGESVQHVGTRVQRVIEECLQVDGDVALFAHGHVLRILTAVWLELTPDRGQLFMLGTGTISILGFEHDYRVIKRWNSPQV
- a CDS encoding cytidylate kinase-like family protein; the protein is MAIRNITIDREVGCGGVEIAAQLARRLNWKLIDKSLIFDIAKMAKVDVEAVKKLDEHPDPFFSRVSRLFWGGGAERGVLGADDFDCNKMCDLTRSVFVKAADEGERVIVGRGAPYHLASREDTFHVFLYAPREFKINRVRQYCTSHSHAERVIDTADRERAAFIHQHFHIHWPERHIYHMMLNTVVGEDAVVDVIVSAIGAVHTEDAPLQPVLVK